The proteins below are encoded in one region of Leptospira hartskeerlii:
- a CDS encoding ATP-binding response regulator yields MAFRLNLHNPILIIEDQEENRELVARLARSFSVDTDTASDGQIAYEMAEQKDYSLYLVDLEMPIMNGFDFIKKIKEKKPESLFIVISGNDVPEIIIEVMKLGIFDYLIKPIDRERLYQVLNRISEYIRLKESERILIQENEERLKAQLNWILYKQSWLTDLEKNIDLSKSTLNNLKQSFFSGGGFGAIVSIVEMLQASAKKQDTTYNFSSDMVELLFENIYYTKKGLRSLEKSLEILSKNFQDSFLKISSIQIHDLLEKTRLRLENSNEQYKKKKNLTIPQISLPSDGYNVHADSDSVSRIFSELLINALKYSAKNAVINVYISASAGYLNINLKNEFDPQSIPGIPKNKELLVKQPFYRLAGFVEENLEEEEYFTGLGLTIVDFVIKKHGGIFSIHNVIDHSIGEKPIEVVLATVSLPIVD; encoded by the coding sequence ATGGCATTCAGATTAAACCTACATAATCCAATTTTAATCATAGAGGACCAAGAAGAAAATCGGGAGTTAGTCGCAAGATTAGCCCGAAGTTTCAGCGTGGACACGGATACAGCCTCAGATGGACAAATTGCCTACGAGATGGCGGAACAAAAGGATTATTCCTTATATTTAGTGGATCTGGAAATGCCGATTATGAACGGATTCGATTTTATCAAAAAGATAAAAGAAAAGAAGCCAGAGTCACTGTTCATTGTAATTTCCGGGAACGATGTTCCTGAGATAATCATCGAAGTGATGAAGTTAGGAATATTCGATTATCTTATCAAACCGATCGATCGAGAAAGATTATACCAAGTGTTAAACAGGATTTCGGAATATATACGTTTAAAAGAAAGCGAAAGAATACTGATACAAGAAAACGAAGAACGCCTCAAGGCGCAACTAAACTGGATCCTATACAAACAGTCCTGGCTGACAGATCTTGAAAAAAATATAGATCTTTCCAAAAGTACACTCAATAATTTAAAACAAAGTTTTTTTAGCGGAGGTGGATTCGGAGCAATTGTCAGCATAGTAGAGATGCTCCAAGCAAGCGCTAAAAAACAAGACACGACCTATAATTTTTCCTCTGATATGGTCGAATTACTTTTTGAGAATATATATTATACAAAAAAGGGACTTCGTTCTCTGGAAAAAAGTTTAGAAATACTCAGCAAAAACTTCCAAGATTCTTTTCTAAAGATAAGTAGTATCCAGATACATGATCTGCTGGAAAAAACCAGATTGCGATTGGAAAATTCGAATGAACAATATAAAAAGAAGAAAAATCTAACAATCCCACAGATCTCACTTCCCTCCGACGGATACAATGTACATGCGGATTCAGACTCAGTTAGTCGGATATTCAGCGAACTGTTGATTAATGCTTTGAAATATTCTGCGAAGAATGCGGTCATAAATGTATACATCTCCGCTTCGGCTGGATACTTGAATATAAACCTGAAAAATGAATTCGATCCGCAATCGATCCCTGGTATTCCAAAGAACAAGGAACTACTCGTCAAACAACCATTCTATCGACTCGCAGGCTTTGTGGAGGAAAATTTAGAAGAGGAGGAATATTTTACCGGTTTAGGATTGACGATTGTGGACTTCGTAATAAAAAAACATGGCGGGATTTTTAGCATCCATAATGTTATCGATCATTCTATCGGAGAAAAACCTATAGAAGTGGTACTCGCCACAGTTTCTTTACCTATCGTAGATTAA
- a CDS encoding AraC family transcriptional regulator, which produces MFETSSLIQYLKAATIAQLGFLILNFLIRVKLSTRSILGSLFTSSLIAYFICPWLDHSTNTFILILVHTGCFSVSILFYLFVSSLFEDGFKLKAWHGVLFLSLNIFCFYVFLASDIRNQGSVFAKVLFSMPQVFYLGLILLTLGRVLKDKNIDLLESRREFRVIFSWVTGLYSMSVVLMEVITKDAGYSSQLDLINSSFIFVLVFFISFRIFQFRENVFPNEEIQNEEGAEEPLDEGLVKKLDSLLKDQKVFLQENLTILALAKQLSVPEKKVRRLINKGLGYRNFNEFLNHYRIQEAKLILSDPGKNDFQVLRIAMDLGYGSLAPFNRAFKEIVRMTPSDFRKQRSSTK; this is translated from the coding sequence ATGTTCGAAACTTCAAGTCTGATCCAATATTTAAAAGCTGCTACAATCGCTCAGTTAGGTTTCCTAATTCTTAACTTTCTAATACGAGTAAAACTCAGCACCAGGAGTATTCTCGGAAGTTTATTCACTTCTTCTTTGATCGCTTATTTTATTTGCCCCTGGTTAGATCATTCTACAAATACGTTCATTCTAATACTAGTCCACACAGGCTGCTTCTCAGTCTCTATCCTTTTCTATCTATTCGTATCTAGCCTATTCGAAGACGGATTCAAACTAAAAGCTTGGCATGGAGTATTATTTCTTTCTCTAAATATATTCTGTTTTTATGTTTTTCTAGCTTCTGATATCAGGAATCAAGGCTCTGTATTTGCCAAAGTTTTATTCAGTATGCCCCAGGTATTCTACCTTGGACTTATCCTACTTACCTTAGGAAGAGTTTTAAAAGATAAGAATATAGATTTATTAGAATCCAGAAGAGAATTCAGGGTTATCTTCTCCTGGGTGACCGGACTCTACAGTATGTCGGTTGTATTGATGGAAGTGATCACAAAGGATGCAGGATATTCTTCGCAATTGGATCTAATCAATTCTTCCTTCATATTTGTACTGGTGTTCTTCATTTCATTTCGGATTTTCCAATTTAGAGAGAATGTATTTCCAAATGAAGAAATACAAAATGAAGAAGGAGCCGAAGAACCTTTAGATGAAGGCCTAGTCAAAAAACTGGATTCTCTCTTAAAAGACCAAAAGGTATTCCTACAAGAAAATCTGACCATCTTAGCTTTGGCCAAACAATTAAGCGTTCCAGAGAAGAAGGTCCGCAGGTTGATCAATAAAGGACTAGGATACAGGAACTTTAACGAATTCCTGAATCATTACAGGATACAAGAAGCAAAGCTTATACTCTCCGATCCTGGCAAAAACGATTTCCAGGTGCTTAGGATCGCCATGGATTTGGGCTATGGTTCCCTTGCTCCATTCAATAGAGCTTTTAAAGAAATTGTAAGAATGACCCCAAGCGATTTCAGGAAACAAAGAAGTTCTACAAAATAA
- a CDS encoding sterol desaturase family protein, whose translation MCFHKQLFQYMMDLVPQIPIIFLIDFLRYFLFAGIAFLIFYIWKHPFQYRKIQEKNAKPSQFRKEFLYSVSSVVVYTSVTLIVFLFRKYGYFKFYERIEDHGWGYLILSTILILGIQDFYFYWTHRLMHTRWLYKRVHKVHHDSVIPSPWTAYSFSPWEALIHSLIMPIVALIFPVHPLALMIFMTFQIIRNVLGHSGYEIFPSWMGTNKILKLVNSNTNHDMHHQSFRYNYGLYTTVWDYLFGTVHPEYEKTFAEITSKKPEKIELQESI comes from the coding sequence ATGTGCTTTCACAAACAATTATTTCAATACATGATGGATTTGGTTCCCCAAATCCCAATCATATTCTTAATTGATTTCTTAAGATACTTTCTATTCGCAGGTATTGCGTTTTTGATTTTCTATATTTGGAAACATCCGTTTCAATATAGAAAGATCCAAGAGAAGAATGCCAAACCGTCTCAGTTCAGAAAGGAATTTCTATATTCTGTTTCTTCAGTCGTCGTATACACTTCAGTAACTCTGATCGTATTTCTTTTTAGAAAATATGGATACTTTAAGTTTTACGAGCGTATAGAAGACCATGGTTGGGGATATCTAATCTTAAGCACGATACTCATCTTGGGAATCCAAGATTTTTACTTCTATTGGACACATAGATTAATGCATACTCGCTGGCTTTATAAGAGAGTGCATAAGGTTCATCATGATTCAGTCATACCTTCACCTTGGACAGCATACTCTTTCAGTCCTTGGGAGGCATTGATCCATTCTCTGATCATGCCGATTGTTGCGTTAATATTCCCGGTCCATCCTCTGGCTTTGATGATCTTCATGACATTTCAGATCATACGCAACGTTTTAGGTCATAGCGGTTACGAAATTTTTCCGAGTTGGATGGGCACAAATAAGATCTTGAAATTGGTGAATTCAAATACGAACCATGATATGCACCACCAAAGTTTCCGTTATAATTACGGACTTTATACAACTGTTTGGGATTATCTATTCGGGACAGTTCATCCGGAATACGAAAAAACTTTTGCAGAAATAACTTCTAAGAAACCGGAAAAAATAGAACTGCAGGAAAGTATTTAA
- a CDS encoding circularly permuted ATPgrasp domain protein produces the protein MKTDLAEILNEKCSCSTLDKEGFKEEKYTLPVLDSEVKGIEHFYSETPSFINVSDKEKIRKILSSIRNALRLSDVRDRILKNYDAKDKDRDITGGVFLSLDFHQTKEGPKLIEINTNAGGAYLQLKLLEAQIRCCEVVDLSMPNKETLKEVEERFYSIFMEEWSSNSSKVKPDFIAIVDENPKDQFLYPEFLMFRNLFRSKGIQSEILDPRQIDLIGDYLYFGGKKIDMIYNRLTDFHLSESPNSEIRQAWEKGNVIVTPNPFDYDLFAKKTNLSVLSDNAFLTKAGLNKIDSEILRMSIPNTKIVTSENAEELWANRKRIFFKPKEGFGSKAAYYGGKLTKNKFSEIVNGEYVSQEFVSPSVRVTSVSGVKSELKMDIRAYVYKDEILLLASRLYQGQTTNFRTPGGGFSPLYVLPDIL, from the coding sequence ATGAAAACCGATCTCGCAGAAATATTAAACGAAAAATGTTCATGTTCAACTTTAGATAAAGAAGGTTTCAAGGAAGAAAAATATACACTTCCGGTTCTTGATTCCGAAGTTAAAGGGATCGAACACTTTTATTCAGAAACTCCTTCTTTCATAAATGTTTCGGACAAAGAAAAGATCCGAAAAATTCTGAGTTCTATCCGTAATGCTTTAAGATTGTCCGATGTACGGGACCGTATTCTTAAAAATTATGATGCCAAAGATAAGGATCGTGATATTACCGGAGGAGTCTTTCTTAGTTTGGATTTTCATCAGACAAAAGAAGGTCCGAAGCTGATCGAGATCAATACGAATGCCGGTGGAGCTTATTTACAACTAAAACTATTGGAAGCCCAGATTAGATGTTGTGAAGTTGTGGATCTTTCCATGCCGAATAAGGAAACTCTTAAAGAGGTCGAGGAAAGATTCTATTCTATATTTATGGAAGAATGGAGTTCCAATAGTTCGAAAGTAAAACCTGACTTTATTGCGATCGTCGATGAAAATCCTAAGGATCAATTTTTATATCCCGAGTTCCTTATGTTCCGAAATTTATTTAGGTCCAAAGGAATTCAGTCTGAAATCCTAGATCCAAGGCAGATCGATCTCATCGGAGATTATCTGTATTTTGGCGGCAAGAAGATTGATATGATCTATAATAGATTGACCGATTTTCATTTATCCGAAAGTCCAAATTCTGAGATCCGTCAAGCTTGGGAAAAAGGGAACGTCATAGTTACTCCGAATCCTTTTGATTACGATTTATTCGCCAAAAAGACGAATTTATCCGTCCTTTCGGATAATGCTTTTCTTACGAAAGCCGGGCTCAACAAGATCGATTCTGAAATTCTAAGGATGTCCATTCCTAATACTAAAATTGTGACTTCGGAGAATGCGGAAGAGCTTTGGGCAAATAGAAAACGTATCTTTTTTAAACCTAAAGAAGGATTCGGCAGCAAGGCTGCTTACTATGGAGGAAAGCTGACTAAAAATAAATTTTCCGAAATTGTAAATGGAGAATACGTAAGCCAGGAATTCGTATCGCCTTCCGTCAGGGTTACGTCCGTTTCCGGAGTAAAAAGCGAGTTAAAAATGGATATAAGGGCGTATGTCTATAAGGATGAAATTTTGCTTTTAGCAAGCCGATTATACCAAGGACAAACCACGAATTTCAGGACCCCGGGAGGAGGTTTTTCTCCTTTATACGTTTTACCGGATATATTATGA
- a CDS encoding class I SAM-dependent methyltransferase, translating to MKVRDSGMPEADYWDSLFDLPLVLERMDLLETKGRIVEFGSGYGTFTLPLAEKNQSEIIAFEIEKDLVLDLEKKALSLGLDHVHPIQKDIIEEGTSFPESFVDYVMIFNLLHHEDPTSILKEAFRILKPRGIAGLMHWNYDPNTPRGPKMEIRPKPEYIYQKAIESGFKIGSEKPIDLPPYHYGFIAKKPM from the coding sequence ATGAAAGTAAGAGATAGCGGGATGCCTGAAGCTGATTATTGGGATTCCCTTTTTGATCTTCCTTTGGTTCTGGAAAGAATGGACCTTTTGGAAACCAAGGGGCGGATTGTAGAATTCGGATCAGGTTACGGGACATTTACTCTTCCTTTAGCGGAAAAAAATCAAAGTGAAATTATTGCGTTCGAAATTGAAAAAGATCTAGTTTTAGATCTAGAGAAGAAGGCTCTCTCCTTGGGTTTGGATCATGTTCATCCAATCCAAAAAGATATTATAGAAGAAGGTACTTCTTTCCCGGAAAGTTTCGTAGATTATGTGATGATCTTTAACTTATTACATCATGAAGATCCTACCTCTATTTTAAAAGAAGCGTTTCGGATCTTAAAACCTAGAGGGATTGCTGGGCTTATGCACTGGAATTACGATCCGAATACTCCTCGCGGACCTAAAATGGAAATCCGTCCTAAGCCGGAATATATATATCAGAAAGCGATCGAGTCAGGGTTTAAGATCGGATCTGAAAAGCCGATTGATCTGCCTCCTTATCATTATGGATTCATCGCTAAAAAACCAATGTAG
- a CDS encoding ArsR/SmtB family transcription factor: MRSQKTGREFKNFVYSSLAKYGKAISDPKRIELLDLLVQAEKNVDILSKEIGMSVASTSHHLQILKEARLVRDRREGRNIFYQIEDVGIQIFDTISSAGKEFNAEIQIEMNSFFNSEQEVEELEYKDFLKRVLSKDIVLIDVRPENEYNSGHLPGSISIPLKELKSKLDKLPKRKKIFAYCRGKYCVLSEEAVKILRTEGYNAYRIPEGPLEFAQKGIRFKKE, encoded by the coding sequence ATGAGATCCCAAAAAACAGGCAGAGAATTTAAAAACTTCGTGTACTCAAGTTTAGCAAAGTACGGAAAGGCAATTTCCGATCCTAAAAGGATAGAACTCCTGGATCTTTTGGTCCAAGCAGAGAAGAATGTGGATATTCTATCTAAAGAAATAGGAATGAGCGTCGCTTCCACATCTCACCATTTACAAATTTTAAAGGAAGCCAGATTGGTCCGAGACAGAAGAGAAGGTAGAAATATTTTTTATCAAATAGAGGATGTTGGCATCCAGATTTTCGATACAATCTCTTCTGCTGGAAAAGAATTCAATGCGGAGATCCAAATAGAGATGAATTCCTTCTTCAACTCTGAACAGGAAGTGGAAGAATTGGAATATAAAGATTTTCTAAAGCGAGTTTTGTCTAAGGATATTGTATTAATAGACGTAAGGCCCGAAAATGAATACAATTCGGGTCATTTGCCTGGTTCTATCTCCATCCCGCTGAAAGAACTCAAATCTAAACTGGACAAACTTCCTAAACGTAAAAAGATCTTTGCTTATTGCAGAGGAAAATATTGTGTTCTCTCGGAAGAAGCTGTCAAAATTTTAAGAACAGAAGGATACAATGCTTATCGTATCCCGGAAGGGCCTTTGGAATTTGCACAGAAAGGAATTCGATTCAAGAAGGAATAA
- a CDS encoding PdxA family dehydrogenase encodes MSRERLNILSQQRQILLISSNSSLSYPGWQEIKDPFSIHSPGLYLWRTSAITSSEQKSLLVGKPSAASGKAAFASLEEAVRIQKKIGGNLITLPLSKEWVIKSGVKKFIGHTEYLAEVYKKRTYMLMAGRELNVLPLTTHVPLKKVPSYLKKIHLSSFISAVRSAPISKGKIAFLGLNPHAGEGGKVGDEEKKILMPIILKMRKAGLDVTDPLSADGAFSETSRAKYSLFLACYHDQGLIPFKMWEGKFGVNVTLGLDFIRVSPDHGTAFDIAGLGKADPESFLQCLEWVSGRVSAENDLRRSH; translated from the coding sequence ATGTCTAGGGAGAGGTTAAACATCCTCTCCCAACAAAGACAAATTTTACTCATCAGTTCTAATTCTTCTCTTTCTTATCCTGGTTGGCAGGAAATCAAAGATCCATTTTCGATCCATTCTCCTGGGCTTTATCTTTGGAGAACATCTGCAATTACATCTTCTGAACAAAAATCTTTGCTGGTCGGTAAGCCCAGTGCGGCTTCCGGCAAGGCAGCGTTTGCAAGTTTAGAAGAAGCTGTCCGCATCCAAAAAAAAATCGGCGGTAACTTGATCACTCTTCCTTTAAGTAAAGAATGGGTGATCAAATCTGGAGTGAAAAAATTCATTGGTCATACGGAGTATCTTGCGGAAGTTTATAAGAAAAGAACCTATATGCTTATGGCCGGCAGAGAATTAAATGTTCTTCCTTTAACCACTCATGTTCCATTGAAGAAGGTACCTTCTTACTTAAAAAAAATCCATCTGTCCAGTTTCATTTCTGCTGTTCGTTCTGCTCCAATCTCAAAAGGAAAAATCGCTTTCTTAGGTTTAAACCCTCACGCAGGAGAAGGTGGAAAGGTCGGGGACGAAGAGAAAAAGATCCTGATGCCGATCATTTTAAAGATGAGAAAGGCTGGGTTAGATGTTACAGATCCACTTTCCGCTGATGGTGCGTTCAGCGAAACTTCCAGAGCAAAATATTCTTTGTTTTTGGCATGTTATCATGACCAGGGGCTCATCCCATTCAAGATGTGGGAGGGAAAATTTGGAGTGAATGTAACTTTGGGACTGGATTTTATCCGGGTTTCTCCGGATCATGGGACTGCTTTTGATATTGCAGGTCTCGGAAAAGCGGATCCGGAGAGTTTTCTGCAATGTTTAGAGTGGGTTTCCGGGCGGGTTTCTGCCGAAAATGATCTTAGGAGATCTCATTGA
- a CDS encoding bactofilin family protein has translation MALVKNSSEVTNSTIGENSYFNGKFFINGSLKIDGKFEGKSLQAEQLYIGASGKVRTNITAASVIIEGIVIGNITARNRVMLLPTSRILGDIRTPELIIQNGVVLEGRCIISSDLKHSNKDHIELEYAKDSLTLERLFGKQTAAKEA, from the coding sequence ATGGCACTTGTTAAGAACTCCTCCGAAGTTACAAACTCCACAATCGGCGAAAATTCCTACTTTAACGGAAAATTCTTCATCAATGGATCCTTAAAGATTGATGGAAAGTTCGAAGGAAAATCTCTTCAAGCGGAACAATTGTATATCGGTGCTTCCGGTAAGGTTCGCACAAATATCACAGCTGCTAGCGTTATCATCGAAGGTATCGTAATCGGAAATATCACCGCTCGTAACAGAGTAATGCTTCTTCCTACCTCCAGAATTTTGGGAGATATCCGCACTCCGGAATTGATCATCCAAAATGGAGTGGTTCTCGAAGGACGTTGTATCATTTCCAGCGACCTGAAACATTCCAACAAAGATCATATCGAATTGGAATACGCTAAGGACTCCTTAACCTTAGAAAGACTTTTCGGTAAACAAACAGCAGCTAAGGAAGCTTAA
- a CDS encoding GNAT family N-acetyltransferase has protein sequence MTFTIRKLSSNETPPMDLLLLADPNERIIQSYWDRANCYILESENSEILGVYVCLTTRPGTSEIINVAVKEGEQGKGLGKKLVLHAISQARKDGFHTLEIGTGNAGIGQLGLYQKCGFRIIGIDFDFFTKNYPEPIYENGIHCRDMIRLSLDL, from the coding sequence ATGACGTTTACAATCAGAAAACTTTCTTCAAATGAAACTCCTCCTATGGATCTGTTACTTCTCGCGGATCCGAATGAAAGAATTATACAGTCATACTGGGACAGAGCAAACTGCTATATACTTGAGTCTGAAAATTCGGAAATTTTAGGAGTTTATGTATGTTTGACGACTCGTCCTGGAACTTCCGAAATCATTAATGTAGCAGTGAAAGAAGGTGAGCAAGGCAAGGGACTGGGAAAGAAATTGGTGCTTCATGCGATTTCTCAGGCAAGAAAAGACGGTTTTCACACCCTAGAAATCGGGACAGGAAATGCGGGGATCGGCCAGTTGGGTTTGTACCAGAAATGTGGATTTAGAATTATTGGGATCGATTTCGATTTTTTTACCAAAAATTATCCGGAACCAATCTATGAGAATGGGATCCACTGTCGGGACATGATCCGACTGAGCCTGGATCTGTAA
- a CDS encoding SBBP repeat-containing protein, translating into MRIFRIYSLSFLLLFFMSSCEPSQGTNLLSLVVLLSQPENNGNVDDGKLHESECMHNYDNIGRNYTFTTAIFQDSQGAIYIAGNTEENLGGTNPQNRATPYVLKFTSINDCREWVRTFVDTLGNGEISSAAIDSNANIYILGYSGSATIGAETCYSGTCNFLTKLDKDGNIVWSKLLTSITSAVSQKLTLDSSSNIYLIGSTSSAVNGQNPSGTGDAFIIKLDTDGTLISSLLLGVSGKYTYGEMVSVDPNGNIYFAGKTNGSLGGQTPYANGTTAYLAKYNASLSQEWVRYVGVGVNPNSYKFTGIIFDPTGNVYFGGNFNGTGYVEGNQYLGSNNSLIYKFNSSGTKQWYHVIGSSGGGTQAVTLSYAPNNQIMVYGTAIGTVNNQSTNGYSITFRAFYEQNGTYVGLGLWGTPNTNWNATSVHYSGTGSSYYSYNISNSPSPGVKGGFTSGF; encoded by the coding sequence ATGAGAATTTTTAGAATTTATTCCCTCAGTTTCTTATTACTCTTTTTTATGAGTTCTTGCGAACCATCACAAGGAACAAATCTATTATCTCTTGTCGTCTTACTCTCCCAACCAGAAAACAATGGAAATGTGGACGATGGAAAATTACACGAATCGGAGTGCATGCACAATTATGATAATATAGGTAGAAATTATACATTTACTACTGCCATCTTCCAAGACTCTCAAGGAGCTATCTACATAGCAGGAAATACAGAAGAAAATTTAGGAGGAACAAACCCGCAAAATAGAGCAACGCCGTACGTCTTAAAATTCACAAGTATTAATGATTGTAGAGAATGGGTCCGAACTTTTGTGGACACATTGGGTAACGGTGAAATAAGCAGCGCTGCAATTGATTCAAATGCAAATATTTATATTTTAGGGTATTCTGGTTCCGCTACGATTGGTGCAGAAACATGCTATTCTGGAACCTGCAATTTTCTAACAAAATTAGATAAAGATGGGAATATAGTTTGGTCAAAATTATTAACAAGCATCACATCCGCCGTTTCTCAAAAACTTACTTTAGATTCTTCTTCTAATATCTATTTGATCGGCTCTACAAGTTCTGCAGTAAACGGACAAAACCCAAGTGGGACCGGGGATGCATTCATCATAAAATTGGATACTGATGGAACTCTAATTTCTTCTCTTCTTTTAGGTGTGAGCGGTAAATATACATACGGTGAAATGGTTTCAGTCGATCCTAACGGCAATATCTACTTTGCAGGTAAGACCAATGGCTCACTTGGGGGACAAACTCCATATGCAAACGGGACCACTGCTTATTTAGCAAAATATAATGCTAGTTTATCTCAAGAATGGGTGCGTTATGTTGGAGTTGGCGTAAATCCTAATAGTTACAAGTTCACTGGGATCATCTTTGACCCGACTGGGAATGTATACTTTGGGGGAAATTTTAACGGCACTGGATATGTGGAAGGCAATCAATACTTAGGGTCTAATAATTCTCTTATATACAAATTTAATTCTTCTGGAACCAAACAATGGTATCATGTGATTGGATCATCTGGAGGAGGCACGCAAGCCGTTACATTATCTTATGCTCCCAATAATCAAATAATGGTCTACGGAACCGCCATCGGAACCGTTAATAATCAAAGTACTAACGGATATTCAATTACCTTCCGAGCTTTTTACGAACAGAATGGCACTTACGTCGGATTAGGTCTTTGGGGCACCCCAAATACAAATTGGAATGCTACGTCTGTTCATTATTCTGGCACGGGTTCATCATATTACTCATATAATATTTCGAATTCCCCTTCTCCAGGAGTAAAGGGTGGATTCACCTCGGGGTTTTAA